One genomic region from Equus caballus isolate H_3958 breed thoroughbred chromosome 4, TB-T2T, whole genome shotgun sequence encodes:
- the LSM5 gene encoding U6 snRNA-associated Sm-like protein LSm5 codes for MAANATTNPSQLLPLELVDKCIGSRIHIVMKSDKEIVGTLLGFDDFVNMVLEDVTEFEITPEGRRITKLDQILLNGNNITMLVPGGEGPEV; via the exons ATGGCGGCTAACGCGACCACTAACCCGTCGCAGCTGCTGCCTCTAG AGCTTGTGGACAAGTGTATAGGATCAAGAATTCACATTGTGATGAAGAGTGATAAGGAAATTGTTGGCACGCTTCTAGGATTTGATGACTTTGTCA ATATGGTACTGGAAGATGTCACTGAGTT TGAAATCACACCAGAAGGAAGAAGGATTACTAAATTAGATCAGATTTTGCTAAATGGCAATAATATAACAATG CTGGTTCCTGGAGGAGAAGGCCCTGAAGTATGA